Genomic segment of Paenibacillus polymyxa:
GATGGTTAGCTGATATTATTGCTAGAGCTATCGAGCTATATTCCTTTAATAACTGTGATTAACAACGATTAATGACGGAGGAAGAATGAAAAGAAAGTGGTATTTAAGACCAATGGTCATAATTTTAATGATCCTCATAACTCCACCGATAGGCTATTTGATTGTGTTCTTCAATAAAAAGAAATTTGAACCATCTGAACGCTTAGGCTATTTGACAATAGCCACAGTATTCGCTGCCCTATGGTTAACAAAATTTCTACCGAATCCATGGCGAATTCCCGCTATAATAGTTGTTGCACTTATTGGGATGTTCATATTCAGAAAAAATAAATAGTCGAGTAATAAAAAAGCTCTGCAAACCTTAATTGGTCGGCAGAGCTTTTTAATTAAAGAAATTGTTTACAGACGGACATTCAAGGTCCTATGAATCCACTTTTTAAATGTTCGATGAAAATAAAGTTTTGATAACTACAACAAAAGAAACAATGGTAGCCTAGGACGGGAAAATAGAGCCCTAGACTATCGCTATTTCAATGAACTAACGTTTCCCGTTAGTTCATTGAATTCTGTTGACATCGTATATGCTGGTGGTGAACCAGCTCTTCTACATTACTATATCGTCTTTCGTAAGTTTTTGGTACAGGGCTATCTTCTCGTTGGCAAGGGAAATCATGCACTCAAGTTCCTGCCGCTTGGATTCCAGTTCCACCAGATGCTTTTCCAGAATTTCTATCCGTATGTGTAAGGCAGGAGTAAAATTAGCAACTTCTTCCCCTTTTTGAATTTTATCCAGTACACATCCGTCACGAGTAAATTCCGTAATCTCCTCAAGCGACAATCCCAATTTTTTTAATCTAATTAAACATTGTATATATGAAACCTCACTTTCGGTATAAATGCGTGTCCTTCCATTTCTTCGATTTGGTTCCTGTAGCACTCCAATTTTTTCATAATAGCGAATCGTATAAGGAGTTAGCCCCGTTCTTTCTGATACTTGACTTATAGTAAGCATTGTTTTTTTGTCACTCCCTTTTTCTAAACCAAAATTTAAAACTATTATACATCTTTAAGTCAACTCGAAGTCGATATTTGCACCTCAAACTTCATTTCAAAAATTTGTGCTTGATTTCTAGTTGACTCTAACTTGTAAGCTAAAGTTGCTAATTAATATACATGAAACATAAAAAAACTAAAGATAAAAGGAAATGGTGTCAAACTTATTTTGATGGAGGCATAAACATTGAACAACAATTATTTCACGATTCAACAAGCAGCGGAAGGTATCTGGGGTGCTATTTCGGTACCTGGTAGTGGTTCGCTGGGGAATGCAGCAATTATTGACATTGGGGATTTGACCGTTGTTGTGGACACAACCAACCTACCGCATTCTGGTGCTTTGTTACGTCAAACCGCAGAACAATTAACGAATAAACCAATTAAATATGTGATCAATACTCATTTCCATGGAGATCATGTCAACGGCAATCAGGAATTCATGGAAAGTGATTTTATATCTACCGTTTGGACAAGAGATTTGCTATCTGAAATGGGTGAAGTGAATATTGATCTAATGCAACAAAACATTCAGAAGTTAATAAATAGCCTACATCAAGTACGTTCACAAGAAAAAAATCCGCACATGTTAACCGAAATCGGCTATGATCTTTCCGTGCAGAGAGCCTTGTATGATGCTATCCCTTCCCTTCGTAGGGTGATACCCACGATAACTTTTGACGATAAACTAGTTATAAAAGGAGCAAAACGCACTGTCGAAGTTTTATCCTACGGAGGCGGCCATTCTTTAAGCGATGCCGTTATTTACGTGCCTGAAGAACGAACCTTGATTGCTGGTGATTTAATAACCAACAAGACGATTCCGGTCATGCCATACGGTAATCCCTACGCTTGGATACGCATCCTTAGACGCATTCAAAGAGATCTGAAGGTAGATACTGTCATTCCCGGGCATGGAGATGTGTCCACTCCAGATAGAATCCTAGATGTCATTCGCTTTTTAGAAAAAATGATCGCTTATGTGTCTGAAGCTGCGACGAGCGGAAAACCAGAGTCTTACTGGTTAAATGAAGGTGTATTAAATGGCTATGAAGATTGGCATCTAGCTCAGTATTTCAGATGGAATTTTCGCTGGCTCTTCAATACAATGCTTGTTCAAAATAATAGATGAGACACAACTAGCACTCCCTTTAACTCCACCAGATTCACAAGGCCAGTTCTGAATGTCAACCCGGCAGCACGTTTGGGTATTTTCAAACGTAATTGGCAGTCTGCTTGTTAGGTTAACCTGCCACGTTAGCTTAACATCGCCGTTCAGTCTACAACTTTTCAGCAGGTTGCCGTAATATGTTAGATCTGGAGATAAAGACGCGGAGGTGTACAGAAAGCTTAAAAGTTAGTTGCTTGCTTTAGAGCAAAATAACTATATTATGGGGCCGGATAAGTCTACACTACGAGATATCGTCATTCTGGAGAGTTGGAGCGGGATAGAGCATACCTATGCCGCCAAGAGAAGGTGAGATATTTTAGAAAATTAAATTCTCAGAAATATCATTGCTACTTGTATACCCCATTATACAATTGTAAGGAAGTTGTTGATTAGAATGAATTATGTCGGGGGCAAAAAAACTTATGCATCAAGGGCTTCTATGATTAGACGCCCTGTTTGACCACATAGCGTAAAACAAAAGGCTGATTATGAACACTCTCATAATCAGCCTTTTATAATGATCCAAATTGCAGTGTTATATATAGATTTACGCATGATCTATAAGGTTTTTTCGTTTCATTACGTTTAAAATGAAAGCGTTGACATGGATTTCAACCCACTATATACTTAGCTTAATTAAATGAATAGCACT
This window contains:
- a CDS encoding MBL fold metallo-hydrolase; the protein is MNNNYFTIQQAAEGIWGAISVPGSGSLGNAAIIDIGDLTVVVDTTNLPHSGALLRQTAEQLTNKPIKYVINTHFHGDHVNGNQEFMESDFISTVWTRDLLSEMGEVNIDLMQQNIQKLINSLHQVRSQEKNPHMLTEIGYDLSVQRALYDAIPSLRRVIPTITFDDKLVIKGAKRTVEVLSYGGGHSLSDAVIYVPEERTLIAGDLITNKTIPVMPYGNPYAWIRILRRIQRDLKVDTVIPGHGDVSTPDRILDVIRFLEKMIAYVSEAATSGKPESYWLNEGVLNGYEDWHLAQYFRWNFRWLFNTMLVQNNR
- a CDS encoding MerR family transcriptional regulator; the protein is MLTISQVSERTGLTPYTIRYYEKIGVLQEPNRRNGRTRIYTESEVSYIQCLIRLKKLGLSLEEITEFTRDGCVLDKIQKGEEVANFTPALHIRIEILEKHLVELESKRQELECMISLANEKIALYQKLTKDDIVM